One Formosa agariphila KMM 3901 genomic window, AAAACAACGACCTGAACAGGGCTTAGGAGTTAAATAACTTCTATTATATGTATAAAATCAGTCTTTAATCGCTTTTAAAGCATAAACCATAGGTATCTTAGAGTCTAGGTGTTTAATTCTATATTGTCTCGGATTGACCTCAACAGTGTTTCTAAAACAATCGTAAGGCGAATAATCAAACTCCTTAAACGTTTGTAATTGTAAATTATTCTGAAGTAAACTCCCAAGGACTTCTCCCAGACTATGATTCCAAGTTATAGATTGTTGCGTAATATTTGCTGTTCTATCGGCATACGTCCCAGACTCTATTTCAACAATAGCTTCTTTTTTAAAGTAGCTGTAGATAATCTTATCAAAATCGTCATCGAACATCCAAACTGCAGGATGAAATTCTACAAACACAAAAGCTCCTTTTGGTTTTAAGTATTTCGAAATTGATTGTGCCCATTGGTCTAAATCGGGTAACCATCCAATGGTGCCATAACTGGTATATACGATATCGAAAGTATCATCTAAATAATTCGGTAAATCGTATAGGTCACAACAAATAAAGGACGCATCTAATTCAAGTTGTTTAGTTAAACTGTTAGCATTTTTAATGGCCACATCAGATAAATCAACACCTGTAACTTGTGCTCCTAAACGGGCTAAAGACAGCGAATCTTGACCAAAATGACATTGTAAGTGTAATATCTTTTTGCCTTGTACATCGCCAAGTAATTCCAATTCAATAGTATTTAAAGAGGAGTTTCCGTTAATAAAACCTTCAACATCGTAAAAATCTGATGCTAAATGTGTTTCCGTTTTAATATTCCAAGTGGCTTTGTTTATGGCTTTATAATCGTGTTCAGGATTCATGGTTAGTTGAATTAAATACAAGTTGAAAGAACAAATTACATATAATTTTTAAAAGGAGTGATAAGTACATTAAATTAAGAGGATTGAGCATGAACTTTCAGATTTAAATCACACGATTAAACTTCGGAAAACAAATACATTATCTTTGCTCAAAATTTTGCATATATTTTGAAAGACATCTTACTAATTACACCTCCATTTACCCAGTTAAATACACCGTATCCAGCAACGGCGTATTTAAAAGGATTTTTAAATACTAAGGATATTTCTGCAACTCAAATGGATTTGGGAATTGAAGTGATTATAGAGTTGTTTTCGAAAAATGCATTTACGATGTTGTTCGATTCTGCTTACGAGAATGATACCATTCAGAGTGAAAATGCGCAACGTATATATACCTTAAAAGACGATTATTTAAAGGTGTTAGAGCCTATAATAGAATTCCTGCAAGGCAAGAATGTAACTTTAGCAAGGCAAATTTGTACCGATAATTTTTTACCACGGGCATCACGATTCGATAATCTAGAAGATTTAAATTGGGCCTTCGGTAATATGGGAATGCAAGATAAAGCTAAGCACTTGGCGACCTTGTTTCTTGAAGATTTATCCGATTTTATTATTGAATGTATAGACGATAATTTTGGATTTAGTCGTTATGCCGAACGTTTAGGGATGAGTGCCAATTCGTTTGATGAGTTGTACGATAGTTTACAACAAGATATTACCTTTATTGACGATATCACGCTACAAATCCTAGAAGGTAAATTAGAAGAAGTGCAACCTAAAATTGTTTGTTTATCGGTGCCGTTTCCGGGGAATTTATACAGTGCGTTTCGTTGTGCACAGTTTATAAAATCTAATTATCCAAATATTACTGTCGAAATGGGAGGCGGATTCCCAAACACAGAGTTGCGTTCTTTAAAAGATGTTCGTGTGTTTGAGTTTTTCGATTTTATTACATTAGACGATGGGGAATTACCTGTCGAATTATTACACGATTTAGTAGTCAATACTAAAGATAAAAACACCTTCAAGTTTAAACGTACTCTGTTATTAGAAAACAATGCTGTGGTGTATAAAAATGATAGTCCGCTTCCGGATTATAAGCAAAGTGCAGTTGGGACACCCGATTATTCAGATTTGTTGTTGGATGAGTATATTTCGGTTATAGAAATTGCGAATCCAATGCACAGTTTATGGAGTGACGGACGTTGGAACAAACTCACCATGGCACATGGATGCTATTGGGGAAAATGCACATTTTGTGATATTTCCTTAGATTATATAAAAATTTACGAACCTATCGCGGCTAAGACATTAGTCGACCGCATGGAGGAGTTAATAGCGCAAACGGGAGATACCGGATTTCATTTTGTCGATGAAGCCGCGCCACCGTCATTAATGAAAGCATTAGCTTTAGAAATATTAAAACGTGATTTAACGTTAACGTGGTGGGCAAATATCAGGTTCGAGAAAAATTTTACTCAAGATTTATGTATTCTTTTAAAAGCCTCTGGATGTATCGCGGTTTCTGGAGGCTTGGAAGTGGCATCAGACCGTTTATTAAAACTAATTGATAAAGGTGTGACTGTGGAACAAGTCGCGCAAGTGACTCGTAATTTAACCGAAAGTAATATCATGGTACATTCGTATTTAATGTACGGGTATCCTACACAAACGGAGCAAGAAACCATAGATAGTTTAGAAATGGTACGTCAGTTGTTTGAAGTTGGCGTTTTGCAATCTGGCTTTTGGCATCAGTTTGCATTAACAGCACATAGTCCAATAGGCCTAAATCCAGCCGAGTTCGGCGTTACGCCACATTACAACGACATCACCTTTGCAAATAACGATGTCGCGTTTTCCGATGTGACAGGTATCGACCATTCAAAATTTAGTAACGGACTAAAAACCTCATTATTTAATTATATGCACGGGATAGGGTTTGATTTACCGCTTCAGGATTGGTTCGATTTTAATGTCCCTGATACGACAGTAGATTCAGATTGTATTTTTAATGCTTTACAAACCGAACCGAGTTTCAGTGTAAAACCAACAGCTAAAATTGTATGGTTAGGTAAAACACCGTTTGTAGAAGAGGTCTCGAAAACTAAAAAAGGAACGACCTATACGAGTTTGAAAATGACGTTCTACGATAAAACAAATGCCTTTCAAATTTCAACACCTTTAGATGAAGGTGAGTGGTTATTAGATATGCTAGAACAACTTAAGCCAAGTAGTGCCACGCAAACGTCTTTTAATATGTTGAAGAAAGATTTTGAATCTCATTTTGAGAATTTCGAATTATTCTGGTTTTCAAAACCTATAAACACATTAAAGGCACATGGTTTATTGGTGTTGTAAATAATTAGTTTTTATGTTAAAAGTCCTTCGATATATCCTTTCGCCATAAGTTCCGCAGTGTTTTTTACTCCTGTTTTGCATAGAATATTTTTCTTATGTGTTCTAACGGTGTGCGGTGAAATAGATAACATATTACCTATTTCGTTAGCATTTAGGCCATTCGATATTTGCTTAACAATTTCGATTTCACGTTTTGTAAGAATGCTTAACAGGTTTGTAGGGGTATCTTTTATTCGTTTCGGATTAAAAACTTCATGTTCTATTGACACATTATAGTAGGAAGGCCCCCCTGTTAGACTGATAAATGATACATAAGGCAGTGATTGTTTTTGAATGTGTTCAATTTTGGAATGCACACTTAAAACATGCATAGGAATATGATTTTCTGTCACAGAAGTTACGGTTAATTGGTGTAACATGGTACAACACTCGTTTTTAAAATTCGTCATTTTATAGGTATACACCGCCTTGTAATCAGTAATTTTATCTTTATCAACAAAATTAAAAAAGAAATCTTTTATTATTAATTCCTTTTTTTTTAAACTTTCAATTTCTTCAGGTAGAGCCGTGCTAAGAATTTTTTCTATATCAATGTCTTCAGCAGAAATGCCTAAAACATCTTGTACACCTTCAGAAACAAATTCTATTTCTAAATTGTGGGCATTTATAACATAAAAATAAGTATTACCGGGAGAGAATATATTAGCAAATAATTGTAACTGATTTTTGGATTTGTAATTTTCATAAATTTTTACTTTTGATGAATATTCGGTTCTCCAAAATTCTAATATCTCATTAAAATTACTTTTCATAAATAGATTGATTAGTTGATTTATATACTATGATTATCAATCAAATTCTTAGGGAGTAATAAATTATATAAATAATTTTTAGTTGATTTTAAAAATTCTATTAAAAGAATATAAAATCGATTAACTGAGTTTTTTGTAAATAATAAATTATTTTAGTTTTGAGTATGCTAGTTTTGCAATCCTATTGCATTAAATAATTTGTATATTTGAATTCATGAAATTTTTAACAGTCATATTATCCATTTATATTTTAGCATTAAACTTTGCGCCTTGCGAAGATATTGCTCCTATTGGCGATGATACAACTACCGAAATTACGCAACAATCGGATGCGAACCACGAGCACAATGCTACAGACGAATGTTCTCCATTTTGCCAATGCCATTGTTGCCATATTCACGCTACAGAATTTACGCCTCTACAAGTTTCCTTTACAGTGCCAGACATTTCAACAAAAATATTTCTTCATTTCGATAGTCTAGGTCAAGATTTTAATCAGACTTTATTACAACCGCCTCGGGTATAATGTGTCCTGTTTTTACAGGGTTTAATACCAATTCTTGTTTGAAATTACTATAAAATAAAATAATGATTTTTTTCTTTAAATGAAGAAGAAAAATAAAGCATAGCCTTAGTTACGGTTTCTTTTTATTCTGAAATAGAAAGTAAAAAAGGGTGTTTTATTATGGTTATTTCAATGAGAAATGGTATAAGTACATAATTCTTAAAGACCATTTAAGAATACGTTTTAATTTATAATCACATTATAACCCATTTTGTATGATTAATAAAATCATTGATTTTTCAATCCATAATAAATTTATTATTGGTTTGCTTACGCTTACCATAATAGGAGCGGGGATTTGGAGCATGACAAAAGTGCCCATAGATGCCGTTCCAGACATTACAAATAATCAAGTTCAAGTCATTACACAAGCACCTAATTTAGGCACCGAAGACATAGAACAATTTGTAACCTATCCTGTAGAAGTTGCGATGAGTAACTTACCAGATGTTAAAGAAATTCGTTCGGTATCACGTTTTGGTTTATCGGTAGTCACCATCGTTTTCGACGACGACATGGGAACTTATTTACCAAGACAATTAGTATCCGAAAAACTGACCGAAGTTAAAGAAGATATTCCCGAAGGTTTTGGTACGCCAACCATGGGACCGATTACTACAGGATTAGGAGAAATCTACCAATACACACTTAAAGTAAAGCCTGAATATAAAGACACATATTCGATTTCAGATTTGCGAACCATGCAAGATTGGATTGTGCAACGTCAAATGGCTATGGTGCCGGGTGTTGTTGAAGTGAATGCTATTGGTGGAAAAATTAAGCAATACGAAGTTGCTGTAGACCCTTCAGAATTAAATGCGATTGGTTTATCCATTACCGATATTTTTGAAGCTTTAGAAGTTAATAATCAGAATACTGGTGGTGCGTATATCGAGAAAAACCATCAAGCCCATTTTATTCGTGGCGAAGGTTTAATTCGCAGTTTAGACGATATTAAACAAATTGTAGTGTCTCATGCCCAAGGCGTGCCCATTACTATTGGGTCTATTGCCGAAGTTAAATTTGGTTCGGCCATTCGTTATGGTGCTCTAACCCAAGATGGCGAAGGCGAGGTTGTTGGCGGATTAGTCATGATGTTAAAAGGTGCGAATTCTAACGACGTGATACAAGCCGTTAAGGAACGTATGCAACTCATTCAGAAATCACTTCCGGAAGGTGTCGAAATTCAACCGCTTTTAGACCGAAGTGTTCTAATTGCAAAAACAACCTCTACCGTTGGGTTCAACTTAGTTGAAGGTGCCCTAATCGTCATCTTTGTCCTGATTTTCCTATTAGGAAATTGGCGTGGTGGACTTATAGTCGCATCGACCATTCCGTTATCCTTACTGTTTGCATTTATATTAATGTATGTGTTCGATGTTTGGGCAAATCTAATGAGTTTAGGTGCGATAGATTTCGGAATTATTGTCGATGGCGCCGTTATTATCGTAGAAGCTACCGTATTTATTTTCGCCTCTCAAGTCCTTAAAAAAGGGAAACTCACATCCGAAAACCGAGATAAAATTGCTTCAAAGGCCTCAAAGAAAATGATGAATGCCGCGTTCTTTGGTCAGCTTATTATTCTTATAGTGTTTCTTCCAATTCTTGCTCTAGAAGGGATTGAAGGAAAAATGTTTAAACCTATGGCGTTAACTTTTATTTTCGCGATGATTGGTGCCATGATTTTGTGTTTAACCTACGTCCCAATGATGTCGGCTTTAATACTTCGTGCGCCTAAAACAGATAAATTATCTTACGGCGACAAGTTTGTACACTGGGTAGAGCGTAAATATCAACCGTTATTAGATGGCGCTTTAAATAAAGGAAAATGGATTATCGGACTTGGGGTTTTGTTATTCGCAGTCACGGTGTTTATGTTTTCTAGAATGGGAGGCGAGTTTATTCCGCAGTTAGACGAAGGCGATATTGCATTTCATGCCATTTTAAAACCAGGAAGTTCGCTTACAGAAACCATTGAAACGACAACAAAAATTGAACAAGTTGTAAAAGCTAACTTTCCTGAAGTCGATAAAGTTGTGAGTCGTATTGGTGTGGCCGAAATACCTACAGACCCTATGCCCATGGATTTGGCCGATGTTATTGTAATTCTAAAACCTAAAAGCGAATGGGTGTCTGCCAGTTCTAAAGACGAATTGATAGATAAAATGAAGGCGGCGGTGCAAGTAATTCCGGGTGTAAATTACGAATTTACACAACCCATGGAAATGCGTTTTAATGAATTGTTAGAAGGTGTTCGTGAAGATATTGCTATTAAATTATATGGTGAAGATATATATGTGCTGTCGGAAAAAGCTGAAGAAGTAACCAAACTTATAGCAGGAATAGAAGGGATTGGCGATATGAAAGCTGAA contains:
- a CDS encoding class I SAM-dependent methyltransferase, whose product is MNPEHDYKAINKATWNIKTETHLASDFYDVEGFINGNSSLNTIELELLGDVQGKKILHLQCHFGQDSLSLARLGAQVTGVDLSDVAIKNANSLTKQLELDASFICCDLYDLPNYLDDTFDIVYTSYGTIGWLPDLDQWAQSISKYLKPKGAFVFVEFHPAVWMFDDDFDKIIYSYFKKEAIVEIESGTYADRTANITQQSITWNHSLGEVLGSLLQNNLQLQTFKEFDYSPYDCFRNTVEVNPRQYRIKHLDSKIPMVYALKAIKD
- a CDS encoding DUF6660 family protein, with the translated sequence MKFLTVILSIYILALNFAPCEDIAPIGDDTTTEITQQSDANHEHNATDECSPFCQCHCCHIHATEFTPLQVSFTVPDISTKIFLHFDSLGQDFNQTLLQPPRV
- a CDS encoding response regulator transcription factor, which produces MKSNFNEILEFWRTEYSSKVKIYENYKSKNQLQLFANIFSPGNTYFYVINAHNLEIEFVSEGVQDVLGISAEDIDIEKILSTALPEEIESLKKKELIIKDFFFNFVDKDKITDYKAVYTYKMTNFKNECCTMLHQLTVTSVTENHIPMHVLSVHSKIEHIQKQSLPYVSFISLTGGPSYYNVSIEHEVFNPKRIKDTPTNLLSILTKREIEIVKQISNGLNANEIGNMLSISPHTVRTHKKNILCKTGVKNTAELMAKGYIEGLLT
- a CDS encoding B12-binding domain-containing radical SAM protein yields the protein MKDILLITPPFTQLNTPYPATAYLKGFLNTKDISATQMDLGIEVIIELFSKNAFTMLFDSAYENDTIQSENAQRIYTLKDDYLKVLEPIIEFLQGKNVTLARQICTDNFLPRASRFDNLEDLNWAFGNMGMQDKAKHLATLFLEDLSDFIIECIDDNFGFSRYAERLGMSANSFDELYDSLQQDITFIDDITLQILEGKLEEVQPKIVCLSVPFPGNLYSAFRCAQFIKSNYPNITVEMGGGFPNTELRSLKDVRVFEFFDFITLDDGELPVELLHDLVVNTKDKNTFKFKRTLLLENNAVVYKNDSPLPDYKQSAVGTPDYSDLLLDEYISVIEIANPMHSLWSDGRWNKLTMAHGCYWGKCTFCDISLDYIKIYEPIAAKTLVDRMEELIAQTGDTGFHFVDEAAPPSLMKALALEILKRDLTLTWWANIRFEKNFTQDLCILLKASGCIAVSGGLEVASDRLLKLIDKGVTVEQVAQVTRNLTESNIMVHSYLMYGYPTQTEQETIDSLEMVRQLFEVGVLQSGFWHQFALTAHSPIGLNPAEFGVTPHYNDITFANNDVAFSDVTGIDHSKFSNGLKTSLFNYMHGIGFDLPLQDWFDFNVPDTTVDSDCIFNALQTEPSFSVKPTAKIVWLGKTPFVEEVSKTKKGTTYTSLKMTFYDKTNAFQISTPLDEGEWLLDMLEQLKPSSATQTSFNMLKKDFESHFENFELFWFSKPINTLKAHGLLVL